One genomic region from Caloenas nicobarica isolate bCalNic1 chromosome 22, bCalNic1.hap1, whole genome shotgun sequence encodes:
- the SLC66A1 gene encoding lysosomal amino acid transporter 1 homolog gives MGARRWGGVPPGNVSECPNGSRWVMDVFNECAQDGRDVASVVLGLVSILCFAAASFPQFYQACKTGIMDRALSIYFLLGWLGGDLLNLIGSFLADQLPLQVYTAVYYVLADLVMLSLYCYYKVKNRGGGFTASINAVFVCLTLGTVSTVSFLGRDAGVAQDPVTFKGRSLLSAPGDEPGSKPFTRSEIVGFTIGSISSVLYLCSRVPQIYTNYKRKSTTGISYSLFALVMLGNSLYGLSVLLKNPEPGQGEGDYVLHHLPWLVGSLGVLSLDVVISFQFLAYRGGRPGTREERDALLGEQGDSLDS, from the exons ATGGGCGCCCGGCGctgggggggtgtcccccccgggAACGTCTCCGAGTGTCCCAACGGCTCCCGCTGGGTCATGGACGTGTTCAACGAGTGCGCCCAGGACGGCCGGGACGTCGCCAGCGTCGTCCTGGGGCTGGTTTCCATCCTCTGCTTCGCCGCCGCGTCTTTTCC GCAGTTTTACCAAGCCTGCAAAACCGGCATCATGGACCGGGCTCTCTCCATATATTTCTTGCTGGGATGGCTGGGCGGTGACCTCCTGAACCTCATCGGTTCCTTCCTGGCCGATCAGCTGCCGCTGCAG GTTTACACGGCTGTTTACTACGTGCTGGCAGACCTGGTGATGCTGTCCCTCTACTGCTACTACAAAGTGAAGAACCGAGGCGGAGGGT TCACGGCCTCGATCAACGCGGTTTTCGTCTGCCTTACGCTGGGGACGGTGTCGACCGTCTCCTTCCTGGGCAGAGATGCTGGCGTGGCGCAGGACCCGGTGACGTTTAAAGGGAGATCTCTGCTGTCTGCTCCTGGGGATGAGCCTGGCTCAAAG CCTTTCACCAGAAGCGAGATCGTTGGCTTCACCATCGGCTCCATCTCCTCCGTGCTGTACCTGTGCTCCCGAGTCCCCCAGATCTACACAAAT TACAAGAGGAAATCCACCACCGGCATCTCCTACTCCCTCTTTGCCCTGGTGATGCTGGGGAACTCGCTCTACGGGCTCAGCGTCCTCCTCAAGAACCCCGAGCCGGGCCAAGGCGAAGGCGACTACGTCCTGCACCacctgccctggctggtggGCAGCCTGGGCGTCCTCTCCCTCGACGTGGTC ATCTCCTTCCAGTTCCTCGCTTATCGGGGAGGAAGACCCGGTACCCGCGAAGAGAGGGATGCTCTGCTTGGTGAACAGGGTGACAGCCTGGACAGCTGA